TTGCTTATGCAGGGATATACACTGGAAAAAATTTGGATACTTTGAAGAAAACAGGATGGAAAATCTTTATTTTAGCTTTATTTGTAATGTTAGGAACATATTTAGGTTCTGCTATCATTGCACAAGTAATTTTAAAAATGTTAGGACAAATTTAATCAAAAATTTATAAATAATATAAATGTAATAAAGTTAAGTTATTACAAACTAATTTTATTACATTTTTTATTATAAATTTTTTAATTTAATGCTATAATATCTTTAATAAAATAAATGGGAGATATGAAGTGGAAAAAATATATTCAGTATCAGAATTCAACAGAATGGTAAAAAGCTATATAGATGATATTGATGATTTTCAAGAATTTTTTATTGAAGGTGAGATTTCAAACATAACTTATTATAAAAGTGGACATCTATATTTTTCAATAAAAGATAGTAAATCACAAATTAAATGTGCAGCTTTTAATTATAAATTAAAAAGAATTCCTGAGGATTTAAAAGAGGGAGATTTAATAAAATTATTTGGTGATGTAGGTTTCTATGAAGTAAGAGGAGAATTTCAAGTTTTAGTTAGATATATAGAAAAACAAAATACTTTGGGTAGTCTTTATGCAAAACTAGAAAAAGTAAAAGAAAAATTATCAGAACTTGGATATTTTGACGAAAAACATAAAAGAGATTTACCTAAATTTCCTAAAAATATTGGAGTTGTAACAGCTTTAACAGGAGCAGCACTTCAAGATATTATTAAAACAACAAGAAAAAGATTTGATTCAATAAATATATATATTTATCCAGCAAAAGTACAAGGTATTGGTGCAGAACAAGAAATTATAAAAGGTATTGAAACATTAAATAAAATTGAAGAAATAGACTTTATTATTGCAGGTAGAGGTGGAGGAAGTATAGAAGATTTATGGGCATTTAATGAAGAAGAAGTTGCAATGGCATTTTTTAATTCAAAAAAGCCTATAATATCAGCAGTAGGGCATGAAATAGATTTCTTACTATCTGATTTAACAGCTGATAAAAGAGCTGCAACTCCTACCCAAGCAATAGAGCTTTCTGTTCCAGAAAAAGAAAGTCTGTTAGATGATTTAAAAGCTAGAGAAATTTATATAACTAAGTTATTAAAATCTTATGTTGATAATATGAAAAGAGAATTGTTGTTAAGAGTAGAAAATTATCATCTTAAAAATTTTCCAAATACAATAAATAATTTAAGAGAAAGTGTAGTTGAAAAAGAAATACAATTAAAAGAAATAATGGAAAGTTTTTTAGCACAGAAAAGAAATATTTTTGAAACAAAAATAGATAAGATTTCAGTTTTAAATCCTATAAATACTTTAAAAAGAGGATATACTGTAAGTCAAGTAAAAAATAAAAGAATAGATGTCTTAGATGATATAGAAATCAATGACGAAATGGTAACTATATTAAAAGATGGAAAAGTAATAAGCATAGTTAAGGAGAAAATATATGAAAAAAATACTAATTAGTTTATTTTTAATAATATCAGTGATAGGTCTTTCAGAAAGTGAAAGAGAAACTGGAATAACTGCTGAAAGAAATGAAACACCAGTCACTCAAACAGAAACTTCAACTTCTACTGAGAGTGGTACTGATGATGGAGGAGAAACAGTAGAAAATCCTGAACAACCAAAAACAACTGCTGGATTTTATGAATATAGACCACAAAGTTTAATACAATTAGATGAACAAATGAAAAGTGCAGGGCGTGGTTCAGTAGGACAATTAAATGCAAGATATGAACATGAATTAAATGCCTATTTAGAAATGTATTCTTATGATAGTGATAGAATTTTTTATCTAGCTAATGAGTATATGCTACTTAACAATTACAGTAGAGCTAATAAAATCTTCTTAAAAGACAATAAAGATATTAAAAATGTTTTTGGAGCAGCTACTACATATAGATTTATGGGGCAAAATGAAAATGCAATACAAAAATATACACAAGCAATATCTATGAATCCAAACTTTGCAGAGTCTTATTTAGGTAGAGGTTTAGCAAATAGAAATTTAGATAATTATGACAGTGCAGTTAATGATTTACAAACATATATTTCTAAAACAGGAGCACACGATGGATACGTTGCTCTGGCAGATGTGTATTTCAAAATGGGTAAAAATAAAGAGGCATATAATATTGCTAGCCAAGGCTTAGCTAAATATAGAGATTCTAGAATATTAAGAGTCTTAGCTAACAATATATTAAAAAATAAAATTGATTAAAAATAAAGGGTGGGTGAGATTATGAATTATAATTTTATTACAATAAATGATGATGTGTATCCTGAGTGTTTAAAAGAAATTTCTAATCCCCCTTTAAAATTATATTATAAAGGAAATTTAGATTTATTAAAAGAAGAAAGACTAATTGCAGTTGTGGGGACAAGAAATCCAAGCTCTTATGGAAAATTATGTTGTGAATATATGGTTAAAAAAATGACCAGTGCTAATATAACGGTAGTTAGTGGCTTTGCAAAAGGAATTGATAGTATAGCACATAAAACTTCTCTGCTTACTGATGGGAAAACAATAGCTGTTATTGCATCTGGGCTTGATATAGTTTATCCAGCTTCTAATCTAAGTCTATACAGAGAAATAGAGGAAAAAGGCTTAATTTTAAGTGAATATGAAGCAGGAGTTAAACCTTTTAAATCAAATTTTCCTCAAAGAAATAGGATTATTGCTGGGCTTTCAAAAGGAACAATAGTAGTTGAAAGTAAAAATAGAGGTGGTAGTCTAATCACTGCTGATTTAGCTTTAGAATTTAATAGAGATGTATATGCTGTTCCAGGTGATGTTTTTTCTGAATATTCAAAAGGATGCAATAATCTTATAAGAGATTCAAGAGCTAAATCTCTTTCAAATATCAATGAATTATTAGAAGATTACTCTTGGGAAGTTGAAGAAAAAAATGATAATAATAAATATACAAAAAATCAAATACTTATTTTAAATTGTCTTTCATCTGAAAAAAATCTTGATGGTATTCTGGCAGAAACAAAAATTAAAGAAACAGAAATACTTGCTGAATTAATGACATTAGAAATAATGGGAGTTATAAAAAGTATTACAGGAGGAAGATATAAAAAAATCTTGTAAATAATATAATTAATTGTTATAATTCACTGTAAAATAATTAATTTAAAATAAGAGGTGTTAGAATTGGCTAAAAAGTTGGATAAGAATAAATTAGTAATAGTGGAATCACCAGCTAAAGCTAAAACAATAGAAAAAATTTTAGGAAGAACATATAAAGTAATTTCATCTTATGGGCATATAATTGATTTACCTAAAACTAAAATAGGTGTTGATGTAAATGATAATTTTAAACCTTCTTACCATACTATCAAAGGTAAAGGACCAATAATTAAACAATTAAAAGAAGCAGCTAAAAAGGCAGATAAAATATATCTTGCATCTGACCCTGATAGAGAGGGAGAATCAATAGCTTGGCATATAGCTAATACATTAAAACTTGACCATAATGAAAAAAATAGAATAGAATTTCACGAAATTACTGAAAGAGCAATAAAAGATGCTGTTAAAAATCCTAAAAAAATTAATATATCAAGAGTTAATTCTCAACAAGCTAGAAGAATTTTAGATAGACTTGTAGGTTATGAAATAAGTCCATTTTTATGGAAACTTATTTCTCCTAATACAAGTGCAGGTAGAGTTCAATCTGTTGCACTAAAAATAATTTGTGAATTAGAAGATAAAATTAAAAATTTTGTTCCAGAAAAATATTGGGATATAAAAGGAATTTTTGATGAAAAATATAATCTAAATCTATATAAAATTGATAATGAGAAAATAGATAAACTAAAAGATGAAAAATTACTTGATAGAGTAAAAAAAGATTTAAAAAAGAAGTATGAAGTTATTTCATCTAAAATAACAAAGAAAATTAAAAATCCACCTTTACCATTGAAAACAAGTACTTTACAGCAATTAGCTTCATCATATTTAGGTTTTTCTGCAAGTAAAACTATGACAGTCGCACAAAAACTATATGAAGGAGTCAGTATAAAAGGAGAACATAAGGGACTTATTACTTATATGAGAACTGACTCTACAAGAATTTCAGATGAAGCAAAAGAAATGGCAAAAGAGTATATTATTAAAAATTTTGGTAAAGAGTATTTAGGTTCAACAAGTACCAAAGCTAAGAAAAATAATAAGAATGTACAAGATGCACATGAAGGAATTAGACCGACTGATATTAATTTAATTCCTCAAAATATAATGCAATATTTAGATAAAGATCAGTTTAAGTTATATAATCTAATATGGCAAAGATTTTTAATATCTCAACTGGCCAGTATGAAGTATGAGCAATTTGAATATATTTTAGAAAAAGATAAAATTCAATACAGAGGAAGTATAAATAAAATAATTTTTGATGGATACTATAAAGTATTTAAAGAAGATGAGAATTTACCAATAGGAGATTTCCCAGAAATAAAAGAAGGAGATAAATTTACTCTTGATAAATTAGATATTAAAGAAGATTATACTAAACCTCCTGCAAGGCTTACTGAATCATCATTGGTAAAAACTCTTGAAGCAGAAGGAATTGGTAGACCTTCAACTTATGCAAGTATAATAGATACTTTAAAAAAGAGAGAATATGTAAAATTACAAAATAAGAGTTTTGTTCCAACAGAAATAGGCTATGAAGTCAAAACTCAACTTGATAAATTTTTTCCTAATATTATGAATATAAAATTTACTGCTAAATTGGAAGATGAATTAGATGAAGTTGATAGTGGAGATAAAAATTGGATAGATTTATTAAAAGTTTTTTATACTGAATTACAAAAATATGAAGAAAAATGTAAATCTGTTGTAGAAGAAGAATTAGAAAAATTAGTTATATCTGATGTTCTTGATAAAAATGGAAAACCTATGATAATGAAAATCGGTAGATTTGGAAGATATCTTGCTTCACAAGATACTGAAAGCAAAGAAAATATTTCATTAAAAGGTATAGATATTTCTCTTGAAGATATAAAAAAAGGTAAGATATTTGTAAAAAAACAAATAGAAGAATTGAGTAAGAAAAAAGAAGGACAAAAAACTGATATTATTTTAGATAATGGTTCAAGACTACTATTAAAATATGGTAGATTTGGTGCATATTTGGAAAGTGAAAATTATAAAGAAGATAATATTAGAAAAACTATTCCAAAGGAAATAAAAACTAAAATTGATAATAATACAATAAAAAAAGAAAATGATATTTTATGTTTAAAGGATATGTTTGACAAAATTGAAAAAGAAGAAGCTGAGATATTAAAGAAGGCTGGAAAATGTGAAAAATGTGGTAGACCATTTAAAATTAAAAATGGAAGATGGGGTAAATTTTTAGCTTGTACAGGCTATCCTGAATGTAAAAATATTAAAAAAATAAGTAAAGATAAATAAAAAAGACTGTTGTAAACTTACTTTTACAATGTAAATAAAAATAAGTGAGTTACATTCTAGATTTTAGGATAAAAATTAAATAGAATGAGCCGAGCAAATCTCGGTGTGTTTGAACGAAGTGAGTTTACCGAATTTCTTAGAAACACTTAGCAATTTATTGCATAGAGTTTCTTATGATGCGAATTCTTAATTTTTATCCGTTAAGAAATCTAGCTAGTAACGAACTATTTTTTATACATTTAAAAATACAACAGTCTATTTTTTTAGGAGGATATATGGAAAAAGAGGTTATAGTTGTAGGAGCTGGTCTTGCAGGTTCAGAGGCAGCCTATCAACTAGCTAAAAGAGGAATAAAAGTAAAGTTATATGAAATGAAAGCTAAGAAGAAAACTCCTGCCCACTCAAAAGATTATTATTGTGAATTAGTATGTAGTAATTCTTTAGGAAGTGATAGTTTAGAAAATGCCTCTGGACTTATGAAAGAAGAATTAAGAATTTTAGGTTCATTATTAATAGATGTAGCTGATAAAAATAGAGTTCCAGCAGGACAAGCACTTGCAGTTGATAGAGATGGTTTTTCAGAAGAAGTTACTAGGATTTTAAAAAATATGGAAAACATAGAAATAATAGAAGAAGAATTTATAGAAATTCCTAATGATAAAATTGTAATTATTGCAAGTGGACCTTTGACTTCTGATAAACTTTTTGAAAAAATAAGTGAAATTACAGGAGAGGAAAGTTTGTATTTTTATGATGCTGCTGCACCTATTGTAACCTTTGAAAGTATAGATATGAACAGAGCATATTTTCAATCAAGATATGGAAAAGGTGATGGAGAATATATAAACTGTCCTATGGATAAGAAAGAATACTATAATTTCTACAATGAACTTATAAAAGCTGAAAGAGCTGAGCTTAAAAATTTTGAAAAAGAAAAATTATTTGATGCCTGTATGCCTATTGAAAAGATTGCAATGAGTGGAGAAAAAACAATGACTTTTGGACCTTTAAAACCAAAGGGGCTTATCAATCCAAGAACAGAAAAAATGGATTATGCAGTTGTTCAATTAAGACAAGATGATAAAGAAGGAAAGCTATATAATATAGTAGGCTTCCAAACTAATTTAAAATTTGGAGAACAAAAAAGAGTTTTTTCTATGATACCAGGTTTAGAAAATGCAGAATTTATAAGATATGGAGTAATGCATAGGAATACTTTTATCAATTCAACAAAACTTTTAGATAAAACTTTGAGACTAAAAAATAGAGACAATATTTATTTTGCAGGACAAATAACAGGTGGGGAAGGTTATGTAACTGCGATAGCTACTGGAATGTATGTTGCAATGAATGTGGCTAATAGATTAGAAAATAAAGAAGAATTTATTTTAGAAGATATTTCAGAAATCGGAGCAATAGTAAATTATATAACAGAAGAAAAGAAAAAATTTCAACCTATGGGGGCAAATTTTGGAATTATAAGAAATTTAGATGAAAATATAAGAGATAAAAAAGAAAAATATAGAAAATTATCTGAAAGAGCTATTGAATATTTAAAAAATTCTATAAAAGGTGTATAATAAAAAATGATTGAGAAAATAAATATAGAAAAAGCTATAAAAAATTTTATATATTATTTAGAATTTGAAGAAAATAAAAAAAATAATACTGTCATTTCTATAAAGAAAGACTTAAATCAATTTTTAGAATATCTTAATAGAAAAAATATTACTACTCTTGATAAATTAGATGAATTAGTAATTAAGGAATACTTAGTTGAATTAAAAGCTGTTGATTTATCAAATTCTACTTATAATAGAAGACTTTCATCTATTAAAAAATTCTATAAATACCTTATAAATAATAATTTAAAAGAAAAAGGAAAAGAAATTTTAATAGAGGGTATGA
This Fusobacterium animalis 7_1 DNA region includes the following protein-coding sequences:
- the dprA gene encoding DNA-processing protein DprA; its protein translation is MNYNFITINDDVYPECLKEISNPPLKLYYKGNLDLLKEERLIAVVGTRNPSSYGKLCCEYMVKKMTSANITVVSGFAKGIDSIAHKTSLLTDGKTIAVIASGLDIVYPASNLSLYREIEEKGLILSEYEAGVKPFKSNFPQRNRIIAGLSKGTIVVESKNRGGSLITADLALEFNRDVYAVPGDVFSEYSKGCNNLIRDSRAKSLSNINELLEDYSWEVEEKNDNNKYTKNQILILNCLSSEKNLDGILAETKIKETEILAELMTLEIMGVIKSITGGRYKKIL
- the xseA gene encoding exodeoxyribonuclease VII large subunit, translating into MEKIYSVSEFNRMVKSYIDDIDDFQEFFIEGEISNITYYKSGHLYFSIKDSKSQIKCAAFNYKLKRIPEDLKEGDLIKLFGDVGFYEVRGEFQVLVRYIEKQNTLGSLYAKLEKVKEKLSELGYFDEKHKRDLPKFPKNIGVVTALTGAALQDIIKTTRKRFDSINIYIYPAKVQGIGAEQEIIKGIETLNKIEEIDFIIAGRGGGSIEDLWAFNEEEVAMAFFNSKKPIISAVGHEIDFLLSDLTADKRAATPTQAIELSVPEKESLLDDLKAREIYITKLLKSYVDNMKRELLLRVENYHLKNFPNTINNLRESVVEKEIQLKEIMESFLAQKRNIFETKIDKISVLNPINTLKRGYTVSQVKNKRIDVLDDIEINDEMVTILKDGKVISIVKEKIYEKNTN
- a CDS encoding tetratricopeptide repeat protein, whose amino-acid sequence is MKKILISLFLIISVIGLSESERETGITAERNETPVTQTETSTSTESGTDDGGETVENPEQPKTTAGFYEYRPQSLIQLDEQMKSAGRGSVGQLNARYEHELNAYLEMYSYDSDRIFYLANEYMLLNNYSRANKIFLKDNKDIKNVFGAATTYRFMGQNENAIQKYTQAISMNPNFAESYLGRGLANRNLDNYDSAVNDLQTYISKTGAHDGYVALADVYFKMGKNKEAYNIASQGLAKYRDSRILRVLANNILKNKID
- the topA gene encoding type I DNA topoisomerase, whose protein sequence is MLELAKKLDKNKLVIVESPAKAKTIEKILGRTYKVISSYGHIIDLPKTKIGVDVNDNFKPSYHTIKGKGPIIKQLKEAAKKADKIYLASDPDREGESIAWHIANTLKLDHNEKNRIEFHEITERAIKDAVKNPKKINISRVNSQQARRILDRLVGYEISPFLWKLISPNTSAGRVQSVALKIICELEDKIKNFVPEKYWDIKGIFDEKYNLNLYKIDNEKIDKLKDEKLLDRVKKDLKKKYEVISSKITKKIKNPPLPLKTSTLQQLASSYLGFSASKTMTVAQKLYEGVSIKGEHKGLITYMRTDSTRISDEAKEMAKEYIIKNFGKEYLGSTSTKAKKNNKNVQDAHEGIRPTDINLIPQNIMQYLDKDQFKLYNLIWQRFLISQLASMKYEQFEYILEKDKIQYRGSINKIIFDGYYKVFKEDENLPIGDFPEIKEGDKFTLDKLDIKEDYTKPPARLTESSLVKTLEAEGIGRPSTYASIIDTLKKREYVKLQNKSFVPTEIGYEVKTQLDKFFPNIMNIKFTAKLEDELDEVDSGDKNWIDLLKVFYTELQKYEEKCKSVVEEELEKLVISDVLDKNGKPMIMKIGRFGRYLASQDTESKENISLKGIDISLEDIKKGKIFVKKQIEELSKKKEGQKTDIILDNGSRLLLKYGRFGAYLESENYKEDNIRKTIPKEIKTKIDNNTIKKENDILCLKDMFDKIEKEEAEILKKAGKCEKCGRPFKIKNGRWGKFLACTGYPECKNIKKISKDK
- the trmFO gene encoding methylenetetrahydrofolate--tRNA-(uracil(54)-C(5))-methyltransferase (FADH(2)-oxidizing) TrmFO, whose protein sequence is MEKEVIVVGAGLAGSEAAYQLAKRGIKVKLYEMKAKKKTPAHSKDYYCELVCSNSLGSDSLENASGLMKEELRILGSLLIDVADKNRVPAGQALAVDRDGFSEEVTRILKNMENIEIIEEEFIEIPNDKIVIIASGPLTSDKLFEKISEITGEESLYFYDAAAPIVTFESIDMNRAYFQSRYGKGDGEYINCPMDKKEYYNFYNELIKAERAELKNFEKEKLFDACMPIEKIAMSGEKTMTFGPLKPKGLINPRTEKMDYAVVQLRQDDKEGKLYNIVGFQTNLKFGEQKRVFSMIPGLENAEFIRYGVMHRNTFINSTKLLDKTLRLKNRDNIYFAGQITGGEGYVTAIATGMYVAMNVANRLENKEEFILEDISEIGAIVNYITEEKKKFQPMGANFGIIRNLDENIRDKKEKYRKLSERAIEYLKNSIKGV